The following coding sequences lie in one Drosophila sulfurigaster albostrigata strain 15112-1811.04 chromosome 2R, ASM2355843v2, whole genome shotgun sequence genomic window:
- the LOC133839624 gene encoding golgin-45, whose translation MESNALVNTGEKAQNCRTSGDGMEQTEIIPSTKVEENQLVSSVSKRPQLSRKDSTAAQEAVIARKTSSAGSTSSSASLPLPGLHSLYRRTEIVSRSLGPAMPKGELVQLKPRLVSTSDPLPEHKKTKPPKFIPYEPYPGAVNPMTETQQRVQRVGRNNIDIAVLAEQVSSLRTQELNPNEQVEGNSEQNAANSEDLQQLKEQLTKVQAERDYLHAQHKFQTQVNGELKSLLVASVGEDLQTKVNVLTEDKLQLARALLDTANNLTTHTEQIEFLANQCEVWRSKFLASSVMVEELARWKADLTHKNQMLNESTKQLLHATHQIREIQLDMLKQLKFLAKIRYLNLPATDVISLSSENLNILQRMVLHSGVGIPETTLKLSSASTSPLCEAEKYAVQALEFISQPLMATDEAIRALFGQVQRPPCTLAGAPAHPELDSLQKQQ comes from the exons ATGGAGAGCAATGCCTTAGTAAATACTGGAGAAAAGGCGCAAAACTGTCGCACTAGCGGAGATGGCATGGAACAAACGGAAATAATTCCATCAACTAAAGTAGAAGAGAATCAATTAGTGAGCAGTGTGAGCAAACGACCCCAATTATCCCGTAAAGATAGCACAGCTGCTCAAGAGGCGGTAATTGCCCGCAAGACATCATCCGCAGGTTCCACCTCTTCGTCTGCGTCCCTTCCGTTGCCCGGCCTTCACTCACTCTACCGTCGTACTGAAATCGTAAGTCGCAGCCTTGGCCCGGCAATGCCCAAAGGAGAGCTTGTGCAGCTGAAGCCACGGTTGGTAAGCACTTCGGATCCACTTCCAGAGCACAAGAAGACAAAGCCGCCAAAGTTTATCCCATATGAACCATATCCAGGAGCTGTCAATCCCATGACAGAGACACAGCAAAGAGTTCAACGCGTTGGTAGAAACAACATAGACATTGCCGTTCTGGCCGAACAGGTATCCAGTCTTCGCACCCAAGAACTGAATCCTAATGAACAGGTCGAAGGCAACAGTGAGCAGAATGCGGCTAACAGTGAGGATCTGCAACAATTAAAAGAGCAGCTTACTAAAGTGCAGGCAGAACGGGATTATTTGCATGCACAGCATAAGTTTCAGACCCAGGTCAATGGGGAGCTGAAAAGCCTGTTGGTGGCGTCAGTCGGCGAGGATTTGCAGACCAAAGTCAATGTACTTACCGAGGATAAATTGCAACTTGCGCGTGCCTTGCTCGATACGGCCAACAATCTCACTACACACACGGAACAGATCGAGTTTTTGGCCAATCAGTGTGAGGTGTGGCGATCGAAGTTTCTTGCTAGCAGTGTCATGGTCGAGGAGCTAGCGCGCTGGAAAGCGGATCTTACGCATAAGAATCAAATGCTCAATGAGTCTACAAAGcaattgttgcatgcaacacatCAGATACGGGAGATTCAGTTAGACATGCTGAAGCAATTGAAGTTCCTGGCCAAGATACGTTATCTCAATCTACCCGCTACGGATGTGATCAGCTTAAGTTCAGAGAACTTAAACATTCTACAACGGATGGTGCTACACTCCGGCGTGGGGATTCCGGAGACAACTCTGAAGTTGTCCAGTGCCTCAACCAGTCCGCTGTGCGAGGCGGAGAAGTACGCTGTACAG gcCCTTGAGTTTATAAGCCAACCGCTTATGGCCACAGATGAAGCTATTAGAGCGCTATTCGGACAGGTTCAAAGGCCACCTTGCACCTTGGCAGGCGCTCCAGCTCACCCAGAATTAGATTCCCTTCAGAAACAGCAATAG
- the LOC133838794 gene encoding uncharacterized protein LOC133838794, whose product MKKGRRRQLRIDRRVCKTETRCVITMSENSGAATSEVGSGSLPNDSDGPWRILMEMQNKNLIELIKAVQSATPETTNKKTIVLPKFNADLDGADASAWCSTVNIILAENTIKGSELVMALSASLEGSASQWLPQICYPEITWDEFKELFMQRFGIVETPAAMFLSMLANCPTDGECLSNYASRMVTSLITKWRDMNVEEIAVSVTLAKMAHVDNRLQRLTFTSNMRTRSELQTELKAFAFNKRKKNSQEEISSPDRKRSKLSTIKCHFCGKLGHKMMECRAKQQQNPSSHATNSSGRSVSGHHQKANVTCFKCGELGHISTHCSKPKVDKIKDTHQMKRVELCEVVEPKGEMVHRGETFITTFDSGAECSLIKQKISHKLVGKRINNVVMLKGIGSGGICSTLQILSNVKN is encoded by the coding sequence ATGAAGAAGGGACGACGCAGGCAGTTGCGTATAGATCGTCGTGTATGCAAAACCGAAACTCGCTGTGTTATTACGATGTCGGAAAATAGCGGCGCTGCAACATCAGAAGTGGGATCTGGCTCGCTACCTAATGATTCAGATGGACCATGGCGAATTTTGatggaaatgcaaaataaaaacttgatCGAGCTTATTAAAGCTGTACAATCGGCGACACctgaaacaacaaacaaaaaaacaattgtgcTTCCAAAATTCAACGCAGACCTTGATGGCGCCGACGCGTCGGCCTGGTGTTCAACCGTAAACATAATTTTGGcagaaaatactataaaagGCAGCGAGTTGGTAATGGCTTTGAGTGCATCGTTGGAAGGTAGTGCGTCACAGTGGCTTCCGCAAATATGTTATCCAGAGATAACTTGGGATGAATTTAAAGAACTTTTCATGCAGCGTTTTGGCATTGTAGAAACGCCAGCGGCCATGTTTTTGTCAATGCTAGCTAATTGTCCGACCGATGGCGAATGTCTCTCCAATTATGCTAGTCGTATGGTGACGTCACTTATCACGAAATGGCGTGACATGAACGTAGAGGAAATTGCAGTTTCTGTGACTCTTGCGAAGATGGCTCATGTTGATAACAGATTGCAGCGTTTAACCTTTACTTCGAATATGCGCACCAGAAGTGAATTGCAAACTGAGCTTAAAGCATTCGCGTTCAACAAGAGGAAGAAAAATTCACAAGAAGAAATATCGTCACCTGACAGAAAGCGTTCGAAactttcaacaataaaatgtcatttttGTGGAAAATTAGGCCACAAGATGATGGAATGTCGAgctaagcagcagcaaaatccGTCTTCTCATGCTACGAACAGTAGCGGCAGGAGTGTATCTGGCCACCATCAAAAAGCGAATGTAACCTGCTTTAAGTGTGGTGAACTTGGCCATATTTCAACACATTGCAGTAAGCCTAAAGTGGACAAGATCAAGGATACACATCAGATGAAAAGAGTGGAGCTTTGCGAAGTTGTTGAGCCCAAAGGAGAGATGGTTCATCGAGGTGAGACGTTTATAACAACGTTCGACTCTGGAGCGGAATgttcattaataaaacaaaagataaGTCACAAATTAGTTGGTAAAAGAATTAACAATGTAGTGATGCTGAAGGGTATTGGTAGTGGCGGCATATGTAGTACATTGCAAATACTTAGTAACGTAAAAAATTAA
- the LOC133839626 gene encoding BBSome-interacting protein 1: MSAIERELLRNVNEKIELIEPSTGKLFFEHKTDLLLAKPRLIPLKSQGLQSLEEMHRETARQLQQKRTNNKNNNNHQGEAKPLDAA, from the coding sequence ATGTCGGCGATAGAGCGTGAATTGCTTAGAAAcgtaaatgaaaaaattgaattaattgagCCTAGTACaggaaaattgtttttcgaGCATAAAACTGACTTATTGCTTGCTAAACCGCGTTTGATACCTCTCAAATCGCAGGGTTTGCAGAGTCTGGAGGAAATGCATCGTGAAACTGCTCGACAGTTGCAGCAGAAACGCactaacaacaagaacaacaacaatcaccaAGGAGAGGCAAAACCTCTCGACGCCGCTTAG